In Aspergillus nidulans FGSC A4 chromosome IV, a single window of DNA contains:
- a CDS encoding uncharacterized protein (transcript_id=CADANIAT00000999) → MATSAPQTLIRRRSTDLTSPPSPPGLTPTIVNAKSKRRHYYKLAIAKPAADTNNSHNNNNNNNNNNNNNNNNNNNNNNNNNTDTNSNNSQDVDSNADSNHNSNNDQYINTDNDVAALLTYQKHACMNKYLTRKFWCQNKICLLKNFALVPASEMLRHYVQPSFEAQHSLS, encoded by the exons ATGGCCACCTCTGCCCCCCAGACCCTGATTCGCCGCCGCTCGACCGACCTCACGAGCCCCCCGAGCCCCCCCGGCCTGACACCAACCATTGTCAATGCAAAGTCAAAGAGGAGACACTACT ATAAGCTTGCAATTGCAAAGCCCGCAGCGGACACCAACAACtcccacaacaacaacaacaacaacaacaacaacaacaacaacaacaacaataacaacaacaataacaacaacaataacaacaCCGACACCAACAGCAATAACAGCCAGGACGTGGACAGCAACGCGGACAGCAACCATAATAGCAACA ATGACCAGTACATCAACACT GACAATGATGTCGCAGCCCTGTTAACATACCAGAAACATGCCTGCATGAACAAATacctgacaaggaag TTCTGGTGCCAG AATAAGATCTGCTTGCTCAAGAACTTTGCTCTAGTCCCAGCATCTGAGATGCTG AGaca TTAt GTACAGCCAAGCTTTGAGGCACAGCACAGCCTGAGCTGA
- a CDS encoding uncharacterized protein (transcript_id=CADANIAT00001000), whose protein sequence is MTAKQQQHDNNRALTPDKHAAKYRQYCIAVSYWLIELQSSDKLCTSILQAVGVVLL, encoded by the exons ATGACGGcaaagcaacaacaacatgACAACAACAGAGCTCTGACTCCAGACAAACATGCTGCAAAATATAGACAATATTGTATTGCTGTCAGCTACTGGCTGATTGAACTGCAGAG CTCAGACAAGCTTTGTACAAGTATT TTGCAGGCTGTGGGCGTCGTGCTGCTATAG